One window of the Nicotiana tabacum cultivar K326 chromosome 4, ASM71507v2, whole genome shotgun sequence genome contains the following:
- the LOC107791937 gene encoding putative boron transporter 2 isoform X1 — MEETFVPFRGIKNDLKGRLLCYKQDWTGGLRAGIRILAPTTYIFFASAIPVISFGEQLERSTDGSITAVQTLASTAICGVIHSIFGGQPLLILGVAEPTVLMYTFMFNFAKDRKDLGPKLFLAWTAWVCVWTAFLLILLAILGACSIINRFTRLAGELFGLLIAMLFMQQAIKGLVEEFGIPERENPHQVAFLPSWRFANVMFALVLSFGLLFTALRSRKARSWRYGTGWLRGFIADYGVPLMVLVWTGVSYIPANDVPQGIPRRLFSPNPWSPGAYLNWTVIKEMLHVPPLYIFGAFIPATMIAVLYYFDHSVASQLAQQKEFNLKKPSSYHYDLLLLGFLVILCGLIGIPPSNGVIPQSPMHTKSLATLKHQLLRNKLVSTARKSMSKNANLGQLYRSMQEAYNEMQTPLVYQTPSGLGLKELKESTIQQSSSMGYISAPVDETVFDVNKDVDDLLPVEVKEQRLSNLLQALMVGACVAAMPILKKIPTSVLWGYFAFMAIESLPGNQFWERILLLLTAPSRRYKVLEDSHATFLEIVPFKTIAGFTLFQTFHLLLCFGITWIPVAGVLFPMLIMLLVPVRQYLLPKFFKGAHLQDLDAAEYEEASAVTYNMSFEDRGVQARPTRIDSGEILDEMVTRSRGEIRHSCSPKVTSSTPTPLQEIKPVHSPQLMQRAYSPRSNEVRAERSPALSGKGLEIKQTPSPGPSNLGKSSQGSSSTQYQMQVNEFI, encoded by the exons ATGGAAGAAACCTTTGTTCCGTTCCGTGGAATTAAGAATGATCTCAAAGGAAGACTGTTATGCTACAAGCAAGACTGGACTGGTGGTCTCCGTGCAGGTATCAG GATCCTGGCTCCAACGACCTACATCTTTTTCGCATCAGCAATTCCTGTTATTTCTTTTGGTGAGCAACTAGAAAGAAGCACCG ATGGAAGTATAACTGCAGTGCAGACTCTTGCTTCAACTGCAATTTGTGGTGTGATCCATTCCATTTTCGGTGGACAGCCACTCCTTATACTAGGAGTAGCTGAGCCAACTGTACTTATGTACACTTTTATGTTCAACTTTGCAAAAGATCGAAAGGACTTGGGTCCGAAGCTGTTTCTAGCCTGGACAGCATG GGTGTGTGTTTGGACCGCTTTTCTGCTCATCTTGCTGGCAATTTTGGGTGCATGCTCTATAATAAACAGATTTACACGTCTTGCTGGTGAATTATTTGGTCTACTAATTGCTATGCTCTTTATGCAACAGGCTATTAAG GGACTAGTAGAGGAGTTTGGCATACCAGAAAGAGAAAACCCTCATCAGGTTGCGTTCCTACCTTCTTGGCGCTTTGCAAATGTGATGTTTGCATTAGTTCTATCCTTCGGCCTTCTGTTCACTGCATTGAGGAGCCGTAAAGCTAGATCCTGGCGCTATGGGACAG GCTGGCTTCGAGGATTTATTGCTGACTATGGTGTCCCACTAATGGTGCTTGTTTGGACGGGTGTTTCGTATATACCAGCCAATGATGTTCCACAAGGGATTCCACGGCGCCTTTTCAGCCCCAATCCATGGTCGCCCGGTGCTTACTTGAATTGGACAGTTATAAag GAAATGTTGCATGTTCCTCCACTGTATATTTTTGGAGCTTTTATTCCAGCCACAATGATTGCTGTTCTGTACTACTTTGATCACAGTGTTGCATCTCAACTTGCGCAACAAAAAGAGTTCAATCTAAAGAAACCTTCCTCGTATCATTATGATCTCCTTCTTTTGGGCTTCTTG GTCATACTATGTGGTCTTATTGGCATTCCTCCTTCCAATGGAGTCATTCCACAATCTCCAATGCATACGAAAAGCTTGGCCACATTGAAACATCAG CTTTTACGGAATAAACTTGTATCAACAGCAAGAAAAAGCATGAGTAAAAATGCAAATCTTGGCCAATTGTACAGGAGCATGCAGGAGGCTTACAATGAGATGCAGACTCCCCTTGTCTATCAAACTCCATCGGGACTG GGGCTCAAAGAGCTAAAGGAGTCAACAATTCAGCAGTCATCGAGTATGGGCTACATTAGTGCACCAGTTGATGAGACAGTCTTTGATGTCAATAAGGATGTTGATGATCTTTTACCAGTAGAAGTCAAAGAACAACGCCTAAGCAATCTCCTTCAGGCATTAATGGTTGGTGCTTGCGTTGCTGCTATGCCTATCTTGAAAAAGATTCCTACTTCAGTTCTCTGGGGATACTTTGCTTTCATGGCAATTGAGAGCTTGCCAGGAAATCAGTTTTGGGAGAGGATATTACTGCTTTTAACTGCACCAAGCCGAAGATACAA GGTCTTGGAAGACAGTCATGCGACATTTTTGGAGATAGTGCCTTTCAAGACAATTGCCGGTTTCACCTTGTTTCAGACATTTCATTTGCTCCTGTGTTTCGGCATAACATGGATACCAGTAGCAGGTGTCCTTTTCCCAATGTTGATCATGCTTCTTGTCCCTGTTCGCCAGTATCTGCTGCCCAAGTTTTTCAAAGGAGCACATCTACAAGATCTGGATGCTGCAGAATATGAAGAAGCCTCAGCTGTAACTTACAATATGTCCTTTGAA GATCGAGGTGTTCAGGCAAGACCAACCCGCATTGATAGCGGTGAAATTCTTGACGAAATGGTCACAAGAAGCCGTGGGGAAATCCGACATTCGTGCAGCCCAAAAGTAACTAGTTCAACCCCAACTCCTCTTCAAGAGATAAAGCCTGTGCATAGCCCACAGTTAATGCAAAGGGCTTACAGTCCAAGATCAAATGAGGTAAGAGCAGAAAGGAGCCCTGCACTGAGTGGAAAGGGACTCGAAATAAAGCAAACTCCAAGCCCTGGGCCATCTAACCTTGGTAAAAGCAGTCAAGGTTCATCTTCTACCCAGTATCAAATGCAAGTTAATGAGTTTATTTAG
- the LOC107791937 gene encoding putative boron transporter 2 isoform X2, whose translation MYTFMFNFAKDRKDLGPKLFLAWTAWVCVWTAFLLILLAILGACSIINRFTRLAGELFGLLIAMLFMQQAIKGLVEEFGIPERENPHQVAFLPSWRFANVMFALVLSFGLLFTALRSRKARSWRYGTGWLRGFIADYGVPLMVLVWTGVSYIPANDVPQGIPRRLFSPNPWSPGAYLNWTVIKEMLHVPPLYIFGAFIPATMIAVLYYFDHSVASQLAQQKEFNLKKPSSYHYDLLLLGFLVILCGLIGIPPSNGVIPQSPMHTKSLATLKHQLLRNKLVSTARKSMSKNANLGQLYRSMQEAYNEMQTPLVYQTPSGLGLKELKESTIQQSSSMGYISAPVDETVFDVNKDVDDLLPVEVKEQRLSNLLQALMVGACVAAMPILKKIPTSVLWGYFAFMAIESLPGNQFWERILLLLTAPSRRYKVLEDSHATFLEIVPFKTIAGFTLFQTFHLLLCFGITWIPVAGVLFPMLIMLLVPVRQYLLPKFFKGAHLQDLDAAEYEEASAVTYNMSFEDRGVQARPTRIDSGEILDEMVTRSRGEIRHSCSPKVTSSTPTPLQEIKPVHSPQLMQRAYSPRSNEVRAERSPALSGKGLEIKQTPSPGPSNLGKSSQGSSSTQYQMQVNEFI comes from the exons ATGTACACTTTTATGTTCAACTTTGCAAAAGATCGAAAGGACTTGGGTCCGAAGCTGTTTCTAGCCTGGACAGCATG GGTGTGTGTTTGGACCGCTTTTCTGCTCATCTTGCTGGCAATTTTGGGTGCATGCTCTATAATAAACAGATTTACACGTCTTGCTGGTGAATTATTTGGTCTACTAATTGCTATGCTCTTTATGCAACAGGCTATTAAG GGACTAGTAGAGGAGTTTGGCATACCAGAAAGAGAAAACCCTCATCAGGTTGCGTTCCTACCTTCTTGGCGCTTTGCAAATGTGATGTTTGCATTAGTTCTATCCTTCGGCCTTCTGTTCACTGCATTGAGGAGCCGTAAAGCTAGATCCTGGCGCTATGGGACAG GCTGGCTTCGAGGATTTATTGCTGACTATGGTGTCCCACTAATGGTGCTTGTTTGGACGGGTGTTTCGTATATACCAGCCAATGATGTTCCACAAGGGATTCCACGGCGCCTTTTCAGCCCCAATCCATGGTCGCCCGGTGCTTACTTGAATTGGACAGTTATAAag GAAATGTTGCATGTTCCTCCACTGTATATTTTTGGAGCTTTTATTCCAGCCACAATGATTGCTGTTCTGTACTACTTTGATCACAGTGTTGCATCTCAACTTGCGCAACAAAAAGAGTTCAATCTAAAGAAACCTTCCTCGTATCATTATGATCTCCTTCTTTTGGGCTTCTTG GTCATACTATGTGGTCTTATTGGCATTCCTCCTTCCAATGGAGTCATTCCACAATCTCCAATGCATACGAAAAGCTTGGCCACATTGAAACATCAG CTTTTACGGAATAAACTTGTATCAACAGCAAGAAAAAGCATGAGTAAAAATGCAAATCTTGGCCAATTGTACAGGAGCATGCAGGAGGCTTACAATGAGATGCAGACTCCCCTTGTCTATCAAACTCCATCGGGACTG GGGCTCAAAGAGCTAAAGGAGTCAACAATTCAGCAGTCATCGAGTATGGGCTACATTAGTGCACCAGTTGATGAGACAGTCTTTGATGTCAATAAGGATGTTGATGATCTTTTACCAGTAGAAGTCAAAGAACAACGCCTAAGCAATCTCCTTCAGGCATTAATGGTTGGTGCTTGCGTTGCTGCTATGCCTATCTTGAAAAAGATTCCTACTTCAGTTCTCTGGGGATACTTTGCTTTCATGGCAATTGAGAGCTTGCCAGGAAATCAGTTTTGGGAGAGGATATTACTGCTTTTAACTGCACCAAGCCGAAGATACAA GGTCTTGGAAGACAGTCATGCGACATTTTTGGAGATAGTGCCTTTCAAGACAATTGCCGGTTTCACCTTGTTTCAGACATTTCATTTGCTCCTGTGTTTCGGCATAACATGGATACCAGTAGCAGGTGTCCTTTTCCCAATGTTGATCATGCTTCTTGTCCCTGTTCGCCAGTATCTGCTGCCCAAGTTTTTCAAAGGAGCACATCTACAAGATCTGGATGCTGCAGAATATGAAGAAGCCTCAGCTGTAACTTACAATATGTCCTTTGAA GATCGAGGTGTTCAGGCAAGACCAACCCGCATTGATAGCGGTGAAATTCTTGACGAAATGGTCACAAGAAGCCGTGGGGAAATCCGACATTCGTGCAGCCCAAAAGTAACTAGTTCAACCCCAACTCCTCTTCAAGAGATAAAGCCTGTGCATAGCCCACAGTTAATGCAAAGGGCTTACAGTCCAAGATCAAATGAGGTAAGAGCAGAAAGGAGCCCTGCACTGAGTGGAAAGGGACTCGAAATAAAGCAAACTCCAAGCCCTGGGCCATCTAACCTTGGTAAAAGCAGTCAAGGTTCATCTTCTACCCAGTATCAAATGCAAGTTAATGAGTTTATTTAG